The following coding sequences lie in one Myxococcus xanthus genomic window:
- a CDS encoding LysR family transcriptional regulator — translation MSISALDLNLLVVLDAVLTERSVARAARRLHVTPSAISNALARLRIALGDPLFTRSGRGIVPTPRAVALAPVLTRALRDLEHAVHGAAFDPATTTREFSLAIADAGQMVRLPRIATLLAAEMPRARLRVIGIDTFLTGGGLASTEVDVAIAVGEKAPGLHLEPLYRERTVLVARHNHPQAGDRVSKSALASLRHVEVQVAPGKGYRALPGAYARLGIARDIALVVPNFSAAAAVVAGTNLVATLPVSLVSRLGPRLGLRSVQSPVPPLTLTINLCWHERTHADPAMVFFRDLIRRAGSAPRTRRTSAAT, via the coding sequence ATGAGCATTTCCGCCCTCGACCTCAACCTGCTGGTGGTGCTCGACGCTGTCCTCACCGAGCGCAGTGTTGCGCGTGCCGCTCGCCGCCTCCATGTCACGCCGTCGGCCATCAGCAACGCACTGGCCAGGCTGCGCATCGCGCTCGGCGACCCGCTGTTCACCCGCAGCGGCCGCGGCATCGTCCCCACGCCCCGCGCGGTGGCGCTGGCACCCGTGCTGACCCGCGCCCTCCGCGACCTTGAGCACGCCGTTCACGGCGCGGCCTTCGACCCCGCCACGACCACACGGGAGTTCTCTCTCGCCATCGCCGATGCCGGACAAATGGTGCGACTGCCTCGCATCGCCACCCTGCTGGCCGCCGAGATGCCGCGCGCCAGACTGCGGGTGATTGGCATCGACACCTTCCTCACGGGAGGCGGCCTGGCCAGCACCGAGGTCGACGTCGCCATCGCGGTTGGCGAGAAGGCCCCCGGCCTGCATCTGGAGCCCCTGTACCGGGAGCGCACCGTGCTGGTGGCGCGCCACAATCATCCCCAGGCAGGAGACCGTGTCTCCAAGAGCGCACTGGCCAGCCTGCGCCACGTCGAGGTGCAGGTGGCCCCCGGCAAGGGCTACCGTGCGCTGCCCGGCGCCTATGCCCGGCTTGGAATCGCTCGCGACATCGCGCTGGTGGTCCCGAACTTCAGTGCCGCCGCCGCCGTGGTCGCAGGAACCAACCTGGTCGCCACGCTGCCTGTCTCACTGGTCTCCCGGCTCGGCCCTCGCCTCGGCCTTCGCAGCGTGCAGAGCCCGGTGCCCCCGCTCACCCTCACCATCAACCTGTGCTGGCACGAACGAACCCATGCCGACCCGGCGATGGTCTTCTTTCGCGACCTCATCCGGCGCGCCGGTTCCGCACCGAGGACCCGGCGCACCTCGGCCGCGACCTGA
- a CDS encoding haloalkane dehalogenase, producing MRDVNVLDSHMAYREAGRGPPVVLLHGNPTSSYVWRDVIPHLSDRYHVLAPDLIGMGDSGKPDIAYRFADHSRYLDAWFDALDLQDVVLVGYDWGGSMAMDWAARHPERVRGLVVYETFLRSLKWSDYPPQGAELFKNLRTPGVGETLVLEQNQFLARSLGVGVKRGLTAAEAAVYAAPYPDASSRRPLLAWPREIPIENQPADMTAVLERYVAWMGASPEVPKLLLTFNSPTPLGAPSVVEWAQGRFANLEVVALGEAGHHASEDLPDDIGRAIAHWLHRLAHSQEAGRNTASRR from the coding sequence ATGCGTGACGTCAACGTTCTCGATTCCCACATGGCCTATCGGGAAGCGGGGCGCGGCCCTCCAGTGGTCTTGCTCCATGGAAACCCGACCTCGTCCTATGTCTGGCGTGACGTCATCCCTCATCTCTCAGACCGCTACCATGTGCTGGCGCCCGACCTGATTGGCATGGGCGACTCGGGCAAGCCTGACATCGCCTACCGCTTCGCCGACCACTCCCGGTATCTCGACGCATGGTTCGATGCACTCGACCTGCAAGATGTCGTGCTCGTGGGCTACGACTGGGGCGGCTCGATGGCCATGGACTGGGCCGCTCGCCACCCCGAAAGGGTACGCGGCCTCGTCGTGTACGAAACCTTCCTCCGCTCACTCAAGTGGAGCGACTACCCGCCACAAGGCGCCGAGCTGTTCAAGAACCTGCGTACGCCTGGTGTGGGGGAGACCCTGGTGCTGGAGCAGAACCAGTTCCTGGCCCGTTCGCTGGGGGTCGGTGTCAAACGGGGCCTGACCGCGGCTGAAGCCGCGGTGTACGCGGCTCCCTATCCAGACGCGTCTTCACGGCGCCCGTTGTTGGCGTGGCCGCGAGAGATTCCCATCGAGAATCAGCCGGCTGACATGACGGCGGTGCTGGAGCGCTACGTCGCTTGGATGGGGGCGTCGCCGGAGGTACCCAAGCTGCTGCTCACCTTCAATAGTCCGACGCCGCTCGGCGCTCCGTCCGTCGTCGAGTGGGCTCAAGGCCGGTTCGCCAACCTCGAGGTCGTGGCGCTCGGCGAAGCCGGCCACCACGCGAGTGAGGACCTCCCCGATGACATCGGACGGGCGATCGCCCATTGGCTTCACCGCCTGGCGCATTCGCAGGAGGCGGGGCGGAATACGGCCAGCAGACGGTAG
- a CDS encoding ferrichrome ABC transporter substrate-binding protein: MVTRRGKLSAVSRRAQLILMLLVSGLLHVALFVALSSSESNDRQRRVAPRAVEMEVVYQDVTPPPEPPAPEPRQPPPDEEPPRPPSKKEDPPRHAERPRPTTTEAPDTSEAPLPEVAPAGSGEPPPALALDVPRDVPQPQQRPNLEPQGLLGGGMLRGSPPSTGRTLRSGEGPDPKALAARQAEEARVRMDGWAQDAAATARASSGATHPYFAKLREGFAKQLVNPPPPDLKVLGSRMKREQVDAIARFGKTGSPIVAEPRDRRLEQRNRMQAAVEAGRAANMYMVDVTTPVLALAAIVEVWQARDGKLLDLKVLEGSGDPNFDTWAVSQLRDALASAEAPKAGGGLGIREDGMRSRWRLEEYLGNPRVQIHLIGVY; encoded by the coding sequence GTGGTGACGCGTCGAGGCAAGCTGTCCGCCGTGTCGCGGCGCGCTCAACTGATTCTCATGCTCCTGGTGTCGGGGCTCCTGCACGTCGCGCTCTTCGTGGCGCTGTCGAGCAGCGAGTCCAACGACCGCCAGCGCCGCGTGGCACCGCGTGCCGTCGAGATGGAGGTCGTCTACCAGGACGTGACGCCTCCCCCCGAGCCGCCGGCGCCGGAGCCCCGCCAGCCGCCTCCTGACGAAGAGCCCCCGCGCCCGCCTTCGAAGAAGGAGGATCCGCCTCGCCACGCGGAGCGTCCGCGCCCCACCACGACGGAGGCCCCCGACACGTCCGAGGCACCTCTGCCCGAGGTCGCCCCAGCGGGCTCCGGCGAGCCGCCACCGGCCCTGGCGCTAGACGTCCCGCGCGACGTCCCTCAGCCACAGCAGCGTCCCAATCTGGAGCCACAGGGCCTGCTGGGAGGCGGCATGCTGCGCGGCAGCCCCCCTTCGACGGGACGGACGCTCCGCTCTGGTGAAGGCCCCGACCCGAAGGCCCTGGCGGCCCGGCAGGCCGAGGAGGCCCGGGTGCGTATGGACGGCTGGGCCCAGGACGCCGCCGCCACGGCACGCGCGTCGAGCGGCGCCACGCATCCCTACTTCGCGAAGTTGCGGGAAGGCTTCGCGAAGCAGTTGGTGAACCCGCCACCCCCGGACCTGAAGGTGTTGGGCTCACGGATGAAGCGCGAGCAGGTGGATGCCATTGCGCGCTTCGGAAAGACAGGCAGCCCCATTGTCGCCGAGCCCCGAGACCGCCGGTTGGAGCAGCGCAATCGCATGCAAGCGGCTGTCGAAGCCGGACGCGCGGCCAACATGTACATGGTGGACGTCACCACACCGGTGCTCGCGCTCGCGGCCATCGTCGAGGTCTGGCAGGCGCGCGACGGGAAGCTGCTCGACCTCAAGGTGCTCGAAGGCTCCGGCGACCCGAACTTCGACACCTGGGCCGTGTCCCAGCTCCGGGATGCGCTCGCCAGCGCCGAGGCGCCGAAGGCTGGAGGCGGCCTGGGCATCCGCGAGGACGGCATGCGCAGTCGATGGCGGCTGGAGGAATACCTTGGGAATCCGCGCGTGCAGATTCACCTGATTGGCGTCTATTGA
- a CDS encoding esterase/lipase family protein: MPGKHRVYLVPGFFGFINLGELIYFGHALDYLKAELARREVESEVIIVLSHPTASIRTRTADLLKAVQETASGDDGPIHLIGHSTGGLDARLFVSPGAQVAEGVDLESFARRVRTVTSVSTPHAGTPLATFFMGLFGQRILKLLSLFTVYVLRFGRLPLRVVFRFGHLLARADDQLGWKPTLLDQLYDQLLGDFSSERRDAVSKFLSDVGNDTSLIPQLTPEGIDLFNASTLDRPGVRYGSVVTQARPPSLRTRMAAGLDPYAQLTHTIYALTYGQTQRMPLTALPLHTPAQTAALVQAYGAMPGPTACDGIVPTRSQVHGRVLAAVRADHLDAIGHFDQPAHQPPHVDWLISGSGFRRPQFESTWKNIVDFMLEDERPGITGS; this comes from the coding sequence ATGCCAGGCAAGCATCGCGTCTACCTCGTCCCCGGTTTCTTCGGCTTCATCAACCTGGGCGAGCTCATCTACTTCGGCCACGCCCTGGATTACTTGAAGGCGGAGCTGGCCCGCAGGGAGGTGGAGTCGGAGGTCATCATCGTCCTGTCCCACCCCACGGCCTCCATCCGCACGCGCACCGCGGACCTGCTGAAGGCCGTACAGGAGACGGCCTCTGGAGACGACGGGCCCATCCACCTCATCGGCCACTCGACGGGCGGGCTGGACGCGCGGCTGTTCGTCAGCCCCGGCGCGCAGGTGGCGGAGGGCGTGGACCTGGAGTCCTTCGCCAGGCGCGTGCGCACCGTGACGTCCGTGTCCACGCCGCACGCGGGCACGCCGCTGGCCACGTTCTTCATGGGCCTGTTCGGACAGCGCATCCTCAAGCTGCTGTCGCTCTTCACCGTCTACGTGCTGCGCTTCGGCAGGCTGCCGCTGCGCGTGGTGTTCCGCTTCGGACACCTGCTGGCGCGGGCGGATGACCAGCTCGGGTGGAAGCCCACGCTGCTGGACCAGCTCTATGACCAGCTCCTGGGGGACTTCTCCTCGGAGCGCCGTGACGCGGTGTCGAAGTTCCTCAGCGACGTGGGCAACGACACCTCGCTGATTCCGCAGCTCACGCCGGAAGGCATCGACCTGTTCAACGCCAGCACGTTGGACCGGCCCGGCGTGCGGTATGGCTCGGTGGTGACGCAGGCGCGTCCACCGTCGCTGCGCACGCGCATGGCCGCGGGATTGGACCCCTACGCGCAGCTCACGCACACCATCTACGCGCTGACGTACGGGCAGACGCAGCGGATGCCGCTCACCGCGCTGCCGCTGCACACGCCCGCGCAGACGGCGGCGCTGGTGCAGGCGTATGGCGCGATGCCGGGGCCCACGGCGTGTGACGGCATCGTCCCCACGCGCTCCCAGGTGCATGGCCGGGTGCTCGCCGCGGTGCGCGCGGACCACCTGGATGCGATTGGCCACTTCGACCAGCCCGCGCACCAGCCCCCGCACGTGGACTGGCTCATCTCCGGCTCCGGCTTCCGCAGGCCCCAGTTCGAGTCGACGTGGAAGAACATTGTCGACTTCATGCTGGAGGACGAGCGCCCCGGCATCACGGGGTCGTGA
- a CDS encoding S46 family peptidase, whose protein sequence is MDRRLLALGLLLSLPASADEGMWTYDAFPSDTVNKAYGFTPTQAWLDHVRLGSVRLAGGCSASFVSPEGLVMTNHHCIRGCIEDLSSPKKDLLAKGFYASSAAQELRCPKVEANQLVEMTDVTERMNAATKGLTGAAFNTALKKETAAVEAACATSGDVRCDVVTLFNGGKYHLYKYRRFQDVRLVFAPEFSMAAFGGDPDNFNFPRFGFDAAFLRVWQDNAPAKSPHFLPWAKQGAKEGDLVFVSGHPGGTERKATIAELEFQRDVNLPYTLLQLAELRGMLREYAGGSAERYRTTRSMLRGVENGLKALRGRHQSLADPALLAGKRQDEAALRQKVDANAQVKAATDGAWDEITQALDAYRRMLPDYRMKEAGDAYPSELFRMARHLVRVAEEKDRPNAERLREYTQSQLPTLEQQLLRDAPITPELDQALLTFGLTRVRETLGADDSFVQLVLGREAPADLARSLVRGTKLRDVKVRAALLKGGKAAVEASKDPMILFARKVDAESRAARKRYEDTVEAVLKRNGERIAKAHLAVYGTSGYPDATFTLRLNPGQVKGWDENGRPVAALTTFGGAYERHTGKEPYKLPDTWLKARGKVPPQTPFDVATTNDIIGGNSGSPLVDRDGRVVGLIFDGNLHSLGGRYAYVPETNRAVAVHGEGILAGLEHVYGARRVVDELRTASDAAVVPAK, encoded by the coding sequence GTGGATCGCAGACTGCTCGCACTCGGCCTGCTCCTGTCCCTCCCCGCCTCCGCGGACGAGGGAATGTGGACCTACGACGCCTTTCCCTCCGACACGGTGAACAAGGCCTACGGCTTCACGCCCACGCAGGCGTGGTTGGACCACGTCCGCCTCGGCTCGGTGCGACTGGCCGGCGGCTGCTCCGCCAGCTTCGTGTCGCCAGAAGGCCTGGTGATGACCAATCACCACTGCATCCGCGGCTGCATCGAGGACCTGTCCTCGCCGAAGAAGGACCTGCTGGCCAAGGGCTTCTACGCGTCGAGCGCCGCGCAGGAGCTGCGCTGCCCCAAGGTGGAGGCCAACCAGTTGGTGGAGATGACGGACGTCACCGAGCGGATGAACGCGGCGACGAAGGGCCTCACCGGCGCGGCCTTCAACACCGCGCTGAAGAAGGAGACGGCCGCGGTGGAGGCCGCCTGCGCCACGTCCGGAGACGTGCGCTGTGACGTGGTGACGCTCTTCAACGGCGGCAAGTATCACCTGTACAAGTACCGCCGCTTCCAGGACGTGCGGCTCGTCTTCGCGCCCGAGTTCTCCATGGCCGCCTTCGGCGGTGACCCGGACAACTTCAACTTCCCGCGCTTCGGCTTCGACGCGGCCTTCCTGCGCGTGTGGCAGGACAACGCGCCCGCGAAGAGCCCGCACTTCCTGCCGTGGGCGAAGCAGGGCGCGAAGGAGGGTGACCTCGTCTTCGTCTCCGGCCACCCCGGTGGCACCGAGCGCAAGGCGACCATCGCCGAGCTGGAGTTCCAGCGCGACGTCAACCTGCCGTACACGCTGCTCCAGCTCGCCGAGCTGCGCGGCATGTTGCGCGAGTACGCCGGCGGTTCGGCGGAGCGCTACCGCACCACGCGCTCCATGCTGCGCGGCGTGGAGAACGGGCTGAAGGCGCTGCGCGGGCGGCACCAGTCGCTGGCGGACCCGGCGCTGCTGGCCGGCAAGCGTCAGGACGAGGCGGCGCTGCGCCAGAAGGTGGATGCCAACGCGCAGGTGAAGGCCGCCACCGACGGCGCGTGGGATGAAATCACCCAGGCGCTGGATGCGTACCGCCGCATGCTGCCCGACTACCGCATGAAGGAAGCCGGAGACGCCTATCCCTCCGAGCTCTTCCGCATGGCCCGGCACCTGGTGCGCGTGGCGGAAGAGAAGGACCGGCCCAACGCGGAGCGGCTGCGCGAGTACACCCAGTCCCAGCTCCCCACGCTGGAGCAGCAGCTGCTGCGCGACGCGCCGATTACGCCCGAGCTGGACCAGGCGCTGCTGACGTTCGGCCTCACCCGCGTGCGCGAGACGCTGGGCGCGGATGATTCCTTCGTCCAGTTGGTGCTCGGACGCGAGGCGCCCGCGGACCTGGCGCGCAGCCTGGTGCGTGGCACGAAGCTGCGGGACGTGAAGGTGCGCGCCGCGCTGCTCAAGGGCGGCAAGGCCGCGGTGGAGGCCTCCAAGGACCCGATGATTCTCTTCGCGCGCAAGGTGGACGCGGAGTCCCGCGCGGCGCGCAAGCGCTACGAGGACACCGTGGAGGCGGTGCTCAAGCGCAACGGCGAGCGCATCGCCAAGGCGCACCTCGCGGTGTACGGCACCTCCGGCTATCCGGACGCCACCTTCACCCTCCGCCTCAACCCGGGGCAGGTGAAGGGCTGGGACGAGAATGGCCGCCCCGTGGCGGCGCTCACCACCTTTGGCGGCGCGTATGAGCGGCACACCGGCAAGGAGCCGTACAAGCTCCCGGACACCTGGCTGAAGGCGCGTGGCAAGGTGCCACCCCAGACGCCGTTCGACGTGGCCACCACCAACGACATCATCGGCGGCAACTCCGGCTCGCCCCTGGTGGACCGTGACGGGCGCGTGGTGGGGCTCATCTTCGACGGAAACCTGCACTCGCTGGGGGGCCGCTATGCCTACGTCCCTGAGACGAACCGCGCGGTCGCCGTGCACGGAGAGGGCATCCTGGCGGGCCTGGAGCACGTCTACGGGGCCAGGCGCGTGGTAGACGAGCTGCGCACAGCCAGCGACGCCGCAGTCGTTCCCGCGAAGTAG
- a CDS encoding serine/threonine-protein kinase translates to MAPSKPSDIPLGTVLRETYEIAGVLGRGGMGTVFLANHLRLRGRQVAIKVLRHDAGMGAEAFVRFRREAEIASKLGHPNIVEVLDFDSLEDGSPYMVMECLRGMPLSRRLRKGPMTLEEVFSCARQMGSALQAAHRAGIVHRDLKPGNVFLVPTEVGGVMMEHVKLLDFGISKVIDSQSVHTQGGILLGTPQYMAPEQATGKNGEVDPRTDIFAFGCLVYEMLARRLPFRDNGNLPELIYRIVYDPPEPLEALVPGLPDHVIAAVEKSLEKRPEDRFPDVASFIFALTGRALQTMGEVPMLTPLSTPQLAVELAPESKPETVPGRRSGRGTNDEDAKPQDGNPPFRESETVSLAAPVPAVVPPHDAATIAEAMPLPEMEAPPPRPVVAPADVVPAPIARSPVARPHSAASPGPKRTQGEPPPEKPLAPAPLPRRTDAPPPRPPAGDAQAGAASPKVVPAPIARAPVAGGPSASGAARNGPPSPGAGAVGSTVLLHSKTGVAQSASPGVLAAQPKRKLTPLTVAMMVALVAAVAFAVWPRPDPRVEASGNRAAPAAGAE, encoded by the coding sequence ATGGCTCCCTCCAAACCCAGTGACATTCCCCTCGGCACGGTGCTGAGGGAGACCTATGAGATTGCAGGCGTCCTCGGCCGAGGTGGCATGGGGACCGTCTTCCTGGCCAACCACCTGCGGCTGCGCGGACGGCAGGTGGCCATCAAGGTGCTGCGCCACGACGCGGGCATGGGGGCCGAGGCCTTCGTGCGCTTCCGGCGCGAGGCGGAGATTGCCTCGAAGCTGGGGCACCCCAACATCGTCGAGGTGCTCGACTTCGACAGCCTCGAGGACGGCTCGCCCTACATGGTGATGGAGTGTCTGCGCGGCATGCCGCTGTCGCGCAGGCTGCGCAAGGGCCCGATGACGCTGGAGGAGGTGTTCTCCTGCGCGCGGCAGATGGGCTCGGCGCTCCAGGCCGCGCACCGCGCGGGCATCGTCCACCGCGACCTCAAGCCGGGAAACGTGTTCCTCGTGCCCACCGAGGTGGGCGGCGTGATGATGGAGCATGTGAAGTTGCTCGACTTCGGCATCTCCAAGGTCATCGACTCGCAGAGCGTGCACACGCAGGGCGGCATCCTGCTGGGCACGCCGCAGTACATGGCGCCCGAGCAGGCCACCGGGAAGAACGGCGAGGTGGACCCGCGCACGGACATCTTCGCCTTCGGGTGCCTCGTCTACGAGATGCTGGCGCGTCGGCTTCCGTTCCGGGACAACGGCAACCTTCCGGAGCTCATCTACCGCATTGTCTATGATCCGCCGGAGCCCCTGGAGGCGTTGGTGCCGGGCCTGCCGGACCACGTCATCGCGGCGGTGGAGAAGTCGTTGGAGAAGCGCCCGGAGGACCGCTTCCCGGACGTGGCCAGCTTCATCTTCGCGCTGACGGGGCGCGCGCTCCAGACGATGGGCGAGGTGCCGATGCTCACGCCGCTGAGCACGCCGCAGCTCGCGGTGGAGCTGGCTCCGGAGTCGAAGCCGGAGACGGTGCCCGGCAGGCGCTCGGGACGCGGGACGAACGACGAAGACGCGAAGCCACAGGACGGGAACCCGCCATTCCGGGAGTCGGAGACGGTCAGCCTGGCCGCGCCGGTGCCCGCGGTGGTCCCGCCCCACGACGCCGCGACCATCGCCGAGGCGATGCCCTTGCCGGAGATGGAGGCGCCCCCGCCTCGGCCCGTCGTGGCGCCCGCGGACGTCGTGCCCGCGCCCATCGCCCGTTCGCCCGTGGCGAGGCCGCACTCCGCGGCGTCTCCGGGGCCCAAGCGGACGCAAGGGGAACCCCCGCCGGAGAAACCCCTCGCACCTGCTCCGTTGCCGCGCCGCACTGACGCGCCACCCCCACGTCCGCCAGCAGGGGACGCGCAGGCCGGTGCCGCGTCACCGAAGGTGGTCCCCGCGCCCATCGCGCGGGCGCCCGTGGCAGGGGGCCCGTCCGCGTCTGGCGCTGCCCGGAATGGACCGCCCTCGCCAGGCGCGGGCGCGGTGGGGTCGACCGTGTTGCTGCATTCGAAGACGGGCGTGGCCCAGTCCGCCTCGCCGGGCGTGCTCGCCGCCCAGCCAAAGCGGAAGCTGACGCCGCTCACGGTGGCGATGATGGTGGCGCTCGTCGCCGCCGTGGCCTTCGCCGTGTGGCCACGGCCGGATCCACGCGTGGAGGCGTCCGGAAATCGCGCCGCGCCCGCTGCTGGCGCGGAGTAG